CCAACCGGACAGGTCCTCTTGCGGGATCGGAGTCCGGCACGCGCCGAGGGTAGGGCCGGGGCCAGTTCCCGGCGCGGGGCCGCCGGGTCACCCCTCCGACAGCCGTGCGGCCAGGCGGCGCGCGAGGCGGTTGGCGTCACGGCCGACACCGCGCAGGGCGTTGGAGGACAGGCTCCGCTGCCACTCCAGCCCGACGAAGCCCAGGCGGGGGTGGCCGGGCGGGGTGCCGTCGCGGTGGCGTGGGCACCCGCGTTCGTCCAGGACCCCCAGGCCGTCGAGGTACGGCAGGTCGGGGCGGTAGCCGGTGGCCAGCACGATCGTGTCGACGTCCTCGCGTGTTCCGTCCGGCCATGTGACGGTGCGGCCGTCGGCGCGGTCGAACATCGCCCGCCGGTCCGGTGCGCCCGAGGCGAGCGCGACGCGGTAGCGGCCGTCGTCGATGACCGGCTGCGGCGGAGGCGTGCGCAGGAAGCGGCCGAGCGGCGCGTTGTCGAGGCCGGTCAGGGTCAGCCAGAAGTGCAGGTCACGACCGAACGGCCGCTGCGGGGCGAACCGTACGGGGCGTCGGCTGGCGAGCGTCACCCGGCCGCCCCGGGCCAGCTCGACGGCGATCTGCACCGCCGAGTTGCCGGAGCCGACCACCAGGACCCGCTGCCCCGCGAAGGGTGCGGGCTCCCGGTACTCGGCGGCGTGGAGCACCGTACCCGTGAAGCCCGGCAGGTCCGGCCGGTGCGGTCGGCCGAACGTCCCGGACGCCGCGACCACCGCCCGCGCCGCCAGCCGCTCACCCCCGGCGGTGTGGAGGACGTAGCCGCCCGCCTCCTCGCGTACGCCGGTGACGCGGCGCCCGGTCCGTATCTCGGCGTCGAGGCGCGCGGCGTACGCGGTGAGGTACTCCACGATCTCGTCCCGGTGCGGATACCGGTGCGGATCGCCGCCGAACGGCATGCCGGGGAGCGCGCAGTACCGGGCGGGCGAGAAGACGGTGAGGCTGTCGTAGTAGCGCGGCCACGACCCGGCGGCCCGCTCCGACGCCTCCAGCACGACCGGCCGCAGGCCCTCCCGTATCAGCGCGTACGCGGTCGCCAGACCGGCCTGGCCACCCCCGACCACCGCGACGTCCACGTGTTTCACGTGAAACCCCCACTTCGACGCATGTCTATGTTGACGCACATCGAATCAGGGTCCATGTCGGCAGCGCAAGGCGACTGACGTCGCCATCTCGGGGCCCGCCACGAGCGCCGCCGCAACCCGGCAGGGCACGCCCCCGAATACCCCCGGGCCGGACAGGCCGCTGCACCCCCATGCCCGCGCTCTCGATCGCGGGCGCCGCCCACCGTCAGTGGCCTCGCCTGGCCTCGGGGCCATGAGCATGATCGGGGAGTACCTGCGCGTCACGCCTGGCGACCTCGACCGGGCGGTCCGGGATCCGGGCTGGGCACTGGACTTCGCCGATGAGGTCCAGGACGCGGAGGACGAGCCGGGGCCCTCGCCCGCCGCGGCCCGCCACTTCAGCACGTACAAGACCTGGGCCCTGCTCGGCTTCCTGCCGGCGCGCGCCGGCTTCCCGGTGAACGTCGTCCATGGCGGGGAACCGCTCGCCGGGGACCAGGACTGGGGTTACGGGCCGCCGAGGTGCCTGCGGGCGGAGCGGGTCCGGCTCGCCGCGCGGACGCTCCGCGCGACCGGGTACGACCGGCTCGTCAGCGGAGTCGACCCCGCGGACCTGACCAAGGCCGAGGTGTACCCCCTCATATGGGACGAGCCCGGCGCGCTCGAATGGGGCCGCCCCTGGTACGAGGATCTGACCCGCTTCTTCGAAGCCGCCGCCGAGGCGGGCGACGCCATGCTCGTCTGGCTCGACTGAGACGCGGTCCGGCGGCATCACCGGTCCGGGCCCTGCGACTGCCGAGGGTCCGCCCCGGCATAGGGCGCATGCCCGCGCCGAGCCGAAGCGGCGCCCACCGGGCCCGGAGGGCTCAGCCGAGGTCGAACTCGTTCGGGGGCAGGCCGAGGGTGTGGCAGGCGTCCCGTACGACCGCCTGCTCGGTCTGGTCGAAGTCGCCGTCGGCGCCGCCGATGACGATGCCGATCTGGATGACCGCCCGGGCCTCCGCGGGCTTCTTCCGCGCCTTGGCGACCTCCTGCATGACGCTGATCCTGCCGAGCGCGAAGTCGGCGGTCAGCTTTCCGAGGTTCTCCTCGAAGCGGCGGTGCAGGTCGTCGGCGGGGAAGTTGCGCAGTACGTCGTTGGTGGCGATGAGCTGGGCGACCCGCTGCCGTTCCGACGGGTCGATCGTGCCGTCGGCGGCGGCGACCAGTGCGCACATCGCCATGGCGGCGTCGCGGAACGCGCCGCTGGTCAGTTCGTTCTTCTTCGCCGTCAGCTGGGTCTGCATCATCGACGCGGACTCCTTGAGGCGGTCCCAGAGGGCCATGCGGGCTCCTTCGCAGCCGGGCCGGCCGGGCTCCCTCGCAGCCGGCCGGGCCGGTCCGGGCCGGAGGCAGCCCGGCCCGGACCGTTGTTTCTACAATAATGTAGAAGCTAGCAGGCTCAGCCCTCGTCGTCCTCGTCGCCCTCGAAGAAGTCGCCGACCTCGTCCACGACTTCCGCCGCGACCAGCCCGCCCGCCACGCCCACCGCGAGCCCGGCCGCTCCGGCGGCGACGGCTGTGCCCATGCCGGGCCCCGAGCGGTGGCCGTGGCCCTCGTGCCCGTACGGGGCGTGCGCACCCTGCCCGTTCGCGTCGTGCGACCCGTGCCCGTACGCGCCCGGGGTGCCGTGCGCAGGGCGGTTCTCCACGAGGTGGCGCACCCATGACTCCACCTCGCGGGTCCAGTCGGTGCGGGCGACGTCCTGGTGGCCGACCGTGAACCGGGCCAGGGCGTCATGACCGCCGGAGAACGGTCCGCCGCGCTTGTCGGCCTCCAGGACGACCTCCATGCCGTCGGGCCCGGCCAGGAAGGTGAGTTCGAGCTCGTTGATCCGCTGCGCGTACTCCAGCGACGGGCTCAGTTCGATCTCCTGGTAGAACGGCAGCCGCTGGCCCGTCCCGCCGATGCGGCCGTACTCCAGGTCCGCCGACCTGAAGCCGAAGCCCAGCTGCCCGAACGCCTCCAGGACCGCCTCCTGCGCGGGCAGCGGGCCCACCGTGAGCGGGTCCAGGTCGCCCTTGTCCTTCGCGCCGGCCACGCCCAGCTCGGTACGGACCCCGAGGACGATGCCGAGCGGCTGCCCGTACAGCTCGCTGACCGGCGTCTCCCACGGCAGCGTCACATCGAACGGCACGCTCCGCCGCTCGCCCTCCGCCAGCCGGAAGCCGCCCGCCACGGTGAACCGTTCGAAGGCGACGACGCCCTCGCTCTCGCCGTCGCCGTGCTCCGCCTCGACGCGCGCGACGAGTTCCAGGGTGATGTGCTCGATGTCGAAGTCGGCGTTGCCGCCCTTGAGATGGACCTCGCCGGTCAGGGAGCCGCCGGGCCGGACCGCGCCGGGCGTCAGGACCGTGTCCACCGAGGGGCCGCCGATGCCCATCGAACCGAGCAGTCGCTTGAACACCATCGTGGCGTTCACTCCTTCGTGAATCCGTGTTGCCGTACGGGGAGAAGGCCGCCGCCGTCCACGGGGGCGGGACGGCGGCGGCCCCTCGGAACTACTTCGACGCCGCGTCCAGAGCGGCCAGCGCCTGGGCCCAGCGGACGTACTTCAGGTCGGCGAGGTCGGCCACCGTCCTCACCCCGAACGCCTCCCGGAGCAGCTCGCCGTCCCGCTCGGAGACCCCCTTCAGCGCGCCCACCGGGGCGGCGAGGATCTCCGGCAGGCTCTTGTCGGCCCACGCCTTGTCCAGCACCTTGTCCAGCTCTATCGAAGCCACGAAGGCCCTCCCACGGGTATGTCGGATCGGCTGCGGCACGGCGGCGCCGCGGGACGGCCCGATCGACCAACCGGGCCGCCCCGTCGCGTTTCTGACGCGCCGTGACACGCTAATGTTCTACACGCATGTAGAAGCATAGGGGGAGTCGGGGGCTCGCGAGGGCAACCAGGAGGTGAACGAAAGGGATACGAAGGCACGGCCCCGCCCCGCCGTCGGCCACGCCGGGACGCCACACGTGAACGGACAGGCGGGGCGGCACCCGCATGCGCAATGCCGGGCCGGCCGTACCTCCGGCACGCCGCCCGTACGGCACCTCGGCGGGCACGCCCGTACGGCACCTCCGACGTGGCGCCCGGACCGCGCACCGACCTGCGGCCATAGCGGCCACGCACCCGCCCAGCGCAGCCAGCGCACCCAGCGCCGTCATCGCCGCCATCGCCACCAGCGGCCCTCCAGCGCGCCCAAAGCCCCCCCACGCCCCACCCCCCGCCGCTCAACCCCTCACGCCCAGGGCGGTTCAGTACGATGTACCGCCTCGTGCGACCGGCGGGGCCGAGAGGTGGGAGGCGACGGGCATGACCGTGCGGAACCAGGGCGGCACCGGCGAGCCGCCCCGCCGCCGAGGCCAGGGCGAGCTGGAGACGCAGGTGCTCGCCGTCCTGTGCGGCGCCCCGGGCCCGGTCACCGCCGCGTACGTCCAGGAACGCCTCGGGGACGACCTCGCGTACACGACCGTCGTGACCATCCTGACCCGGCTGCACGCCAAGGGCGCCGTATCCCGCGAGCGGGCGGGCCGGTCCTTCCAGTGGACGGCCGTCGCGGACGAGGCCGGCCTGGCCGCGCTGCGGATGCGCCGCGTCCTGGACGCGGAGTCCGACCGCGAGGCGGTGCTCGCCAGCTTCGTGACCGCCCTGACGCCGGGCGACGAGCGGCTCCTGCGCGACCTGCTGGCCCAGACGGCGGACGAGGACGAAAGCTGAGGGCCGCATGGGTGTCTTCGTCTTCCTGCCGCTCGTCCTGCCCTTAACGGCCTGGCCGATGGCCCGCCTCGCCGAACAGCACCTCCACCCCCGCACGGCCACCTGGCTCCTGACGGTCGTCGCGGCCGTTCTCGCCGTGTGCAGCACCCTGTGCCTGGCGCTGCTGATGGTGGTCGGTACGGCCCAGCTGCCCGGCAACCCGCTGCCGGACGCGTGGTCGGACCCGGAGGTGCGCAAGGCGCTCCCGTACGACGAGGTCGCGGGCCGCGCGGCCATCCCCGCCCTGGCCGCGGTGGTCGTGGCCTGCGGCAGGACGGCCTGGCGCCACCACCGGGTGCGCAGGCGCGCGGCGAAGGCCCTGGCGGAGCTGCCGGACCGGCCGGTCGCCGTCCTGCCCGACGACACCCCGTACGCGTACGCGCTGCCCGGCCGACGGGACCGGGTCGTCGTCACCACGGGGCTGCTGGCCGCGCTGAACGGTGCCGAGCGCCGCGCCCTGTTCGCCCACGAGCGGGCCCATCTGGCGGGCCGCCACCACCGGTTCCTGCTGGCCGCCCGGCTCGCCGCCCGAGCGAACCCGTTCCTGCGGCCGCTGTGGACGGCGGTGGCGTACACGACCGAGCGGTGGGCCGACGAGGACGCGGCCACCCGGGTGGGCAGCCGCAGGCTCGTGGCGCGGGCGGTCGGCAAGGCGGCGCTCGTGTCGCGCGGTGCGCCCTCCGCCACCCTCGCGGGCTTCGCGGTGGCGGGGCCGGTACCGCGCCGGGTGGCGGCGCTGCTGGGCCCGGCGCCCTCGACGCGGCTGTGGCCGCCGGTGTTCACGGCGGTCGGCCTGGCCGCGTGGGGAGCCGCCGCGGGCGCCACGGCGTCGGCGTTGTCGTCCGCCAACGCGGCGGTGAGCCTCTTCCTCGTCCTGAAGGCGGCGACGCCGCTCTAGCCGTACGGGCCGGGGCGCAGCCGTGGCGGACCACGCCCGGCCGCTCAGAGCTCCCGCGCCCGCCGCGGCAAGGTGAGGATCTCGGCCCCGTCGTCCGTGATGGCGATCGTGTGCTCGCTGTGTGCCGTCCGGCAGCCCGTCGCGCTGCGCAGCGTCCACCCGTCGGCATCGGTGACGAGCTGCGCGGTGTCCGCCATGACCCACGGCTCAAGCGCCAGCAGCAGCCCGGGGCGCAGGGTGTATCCGCGCCCGGGCCGGCCGGCGTTCGGGACGTGCGGGTCCTGGTGCATCGTCGATCCGATGCCGTGCCCTCCGAAGTCGGTGTTGATCGCGTACCCCGCCTCGCCGAGGACCGTGCCGATAGCGTGGGAGATGTCGCCGACGCGGGCCCCGGGCCGGGCTGCGGCGATCCCCGCGGCCAGCGCGCGCTCGGTCGTCTCGATCAGCGCGACGCTCTCCGCGTCCCGCGCGTCGCCCACCAGGAAGCTGATCGCGGCGTCAGCGGCGACCCCGTCCTTGGAGACGGCGAGGTCGAGGGTCAGCAGATCGCCGTCGGCGAGCGTGTAGTCGTACGGACGCCCGTGGAGTACGGCGTCGTTGACTCCCGTGCAGATGTAGTGGCCGAACGGGCCGCGGCCGAAGGACGGCGCGTAGTCCACGTAGCAGGACACGGCGCCCGCCTCGACGATCAGGGCCTTGGCCCACCGGTCGATGTCCAGCAGGTTCGTGCCGGCCGCGCAGCGGCTCCTGAGCGTGTCCAGGATGTCGGCGACCAGGGCGCCCGTCTCTCGCGCCCGGGCCAGCAGGGTGGGGTTCAGGATCTCGATCATGCGGCGCCTTCTCTCCTGCCAATAACTATACCGGCCATACTTTACCGGTACTAGAATCCGCCCCATGGTCAGGTTGCCGCTCACGCCCGCAGAGGTCGAACGAGGACAGCGCCTCGGCGCCCTCCTGCGCCGGGCCAGGGGAGAGCGCTCGATGCTCGATGTCGCGCTCGCCGCCCACGTCTCACCGGAAACCCTCCGGAAGATCGAGACGGGTCGCGTCGCCACCCCCGCGTTCCCGACCATCGCGGCGATCGCCGACGTCCTCGGCCTCTCCCTCGACGCGCTGTGGGCCGAGATCAGCGGTCCGCGCCCGGACGAGGGCGTCGGCCCGGCGGGCCCCGCGCGCCAGGAACCGGAGCGGCTGGCCTCGTAAGACGTACGCCGCCGGGGCCGCCCCGAGCGGGGCTGCCGGGGGCCGACAACTTCCGGGACGGCAGGGTGCCGTGCATGTCTGCACGTCTGCAGGCCCGCACGTCGGGGTGGAGCGCCGCACCGGGAAGGAGGCCAGGCCGGATGGCCGAGTCCGTGGGCGAAATGATCACGGACCTCGTACCGCTGCTCATGCGGCCGCTGATGGCGCTGGCGGGCCGTGCCTACTGGCGAAGGCCCGGCGACGCACCCGCCGTGGCGACGGGCGGGCCGGTCTGGCTGATGCGCTGCTGGGCCGTCGGGTTCGGGGTCCTCGGGCTCACGGTGGCGGCGCTCGGCGGGTACGGCCCGCTCGGCCGCGAGGAGCCCGTCGCGATCGGACTGGTGCGCCTGTCGGCGGTGGCGGTCGTGATGTCCTCGAGGGCGGCGGCGGCCGTTTTCCGGCTGCGCGCGCGTCGTGCGGCACCGCGCCCGCCGCGACCGGGGGACGGGTGAACACCCGGCAGGGCGGCCTCGACGACGCGCGAGCGGCGACCACCGCCGTACCAGGGCGCCGTGGACCGGCGTACGGTGCGGATGTGAAGGGAACGCGCCGCTGGACCGAGGCCACGTCGATGACGGCGTGGTGGGCCCTGCTGACGGTCGTCCTGTGGGTGCCGGCCACGCTGCTCGGCCACGGAACGACCTTGTGGGGCTGCGCGGCGTCGGCGGCCGTGTTCGTCGCCCTGGGGGAGGCCGGCGACTGGCTGCGCCGCCGCCGTCGAGCCCGCCGCGTACGGCGCTGAGAGCGCCGTACGCCCAGGAGCACTCCGGCCGCTGATCTGCCCACACCCGTCGCTTTCACTCGACTCCATTGCAATGAAGGCGACCTCCTCGTTGCATTAGACCTCAGTGTCGTTGCAACAAAAAGATCCCTCTGGCCTTGCTAAACAAGCTTTGCTTGCAACAAGGACGTTGCCTACACCGTCAAGGCAACGTAGCGTTTCCAATGTCAGAAACGAAACGCGCACCGGGAGAGCACGATGCAGAAGTTCGACACGCCCAGCCCGATCTCCGCCGTCCTGGCCGTCCCCGCCGGACGCGTCCAGCTCATCGCCGCCGACCGTGCCGACACCACCGTCGAGGTCCGGCCCGCCAACCCCGCCAAGAAGCGCGACGTACAGGCGGCCGAGCAGACCACCGTCACCTACGCCGACGGCGTCCTGCGGATCGACGCCCCCGAGCCCCGGAACCAGCTCGTCGGCCCCACCGGCTCCCTGGAGGTCACCGTCCGGATGCCCGCCGGCTCCCACGTCGAGGCCAGGGCCGCGGCCACCGAGCTGCGGGGCGTCGGCCGCCTCGGGGACGTCGCGTTCGACGGCGCGTACCGGCAGATCAAGCTGGACGAGGCGGCGAGCGTCCGCCTCACGGCGATCGACGGGGACGTCGAGGTCGGCCACCTGGGCGGCCCCGCGGAGATCAGCACCGCGCGGGGCGACATCCGCATCGCGGAGGCGGTACGCGGCACGGTCCAGCTCCGCACCCAGTCCGGCGACATCACGGTCGGCGCCGCCGCGGGCGTCTCGGCGGCCCTGGACGCGGGCACCGGGTACGGCCGCGTCAGCAACGCCCTCAGGAACGACGGCACCGTCGGACTCGACATCCGCGCCACCACCTCCCAGGGCGACATCACGGCCCGCAGCCTCTGAAGCAGCGGCACACGCGCGACCAGGACAACAACCCGTACGGGACGAGAAGCCCGAAGCAACAGCGACCAGGGGGAACACATGACGAAGAACAGCACGCCCTCGACCGACCCGTCCTCGGACATCCCGGCGTGGACCGGCATGGTGCCGGTGGACGACACGGCCCTGGCGGTCACCGACACCGGCGGCCCCGGCATCCCCGTCGTCTACCTCAACGGCCAGTTCGCCACCCAGGGGTACTGGCGGCGCACCATCGCCGACCTCGGCCCGGAATGGCGGCACATCACGTACGACGAGCGGGCGCGCGGCAAGTCGAAGCGCTCGGCGGACTACTCCTTCGAGGCCGCCGTCCGGGACGTCGGCACGGTGCTCGCGGCCAGGGGCGTGGAGCGGGCGTTGCTGGTGGGCTGGTCGTACGGCGCGTACGTCGCCGCGCACTGGGCCCACCGGAACCCGGACCGCACCCTCGGCGCGGTGCTGGTGGACGGCGCGTTCCCGTACGACTGGATGGACGAGGCGATGGAGCAGCGGATACGGAAGCTGTTCCGGCGCCTGGGCTGGATCATGCCGCTGCTGCGCCCGACGGGCCTGACCCCGCGCATGACCGCGGAGCAGCAGGCGAACAGCAACATCGAGCTGGGCAGGCTCGGCGGCGCGCGGGAGCTGACCCCCGTACTGGAGGGCCTCACCGTCCCGACGCGGTACGTGGTCGCCTCGGGTACGTCCTTCGGAAGCCGCGGCGACGAGCAGGAACGGATCCGCGCCGGCCTGGACCCGGTGACCGCCCGCAACCCGAACGTCAAGGTGAGCGCGAAGGTCGCGAGCAACCACGGCGCGATCCTGCGCAAGGACTACCGGGCCATAGCCAAGGCCGTACGCGAGACCGCCACCCTCGGCCGAACAGCCCGCTAGCCCGGACCCCCACCCCACCGCCGGGAGCCGGTCAACACCCCCCGCTCCCGGCCCCACCGCACCCCGCCCGCGACCCCCCGCGCTCTGCGCACGCACCAGGCGCAGGCGCGCGCTGATGCCTGATCAGCCCGAGAGGCGAACCTTGCCCGCGAGCAGGGCATGCAACGACCTGCCTGTCACCGGCACGGAGGCATCGCCGTGCCTGACAGGTATGGCGAACACGCTCGACTCGGAGGCGGGGAAGCGGCCGTCGTCCTGCCGGCCTTCCTGCGACCGACCTCCGGCGGCACCTCGGCTGGTACGCGGAGAAGGGGCCGGACGTGCTGCTGTTCGTGGGGAGAAGGGCAAACCGTTCCGGCGGTCGACCTCCGGGCGCAAGTGGCGCCGCGGCCCCCCGCAGGACTTCCGGCTCTACGACCTTCGTCACACCCGCCACACCCTCGCGCCCCGCTCGGGCGCCACGTTCAAGGACACGACGGTCCGCGCGGCCCAGTCCACCGAGAAAGCCGCGCTGATCTACCAGCACTCCGACCACGAGCGGCAGAGGGAGGTCGCCGCCGGGCTCGACCGGCTCGTGCAGAGCGAGCGCGAGAAGGCATCGGGCACGCAACGGGCACGGGAGACCTGAGCTGCTCCAGACAACAGATAAGGCCCTGGTCGCTGAACCAGGGCCTTCGTCGTGGAGCGGGTGACGGGAATCGAACCCGCGCTCTGAGCTTGGGAAGCTCATGTTCTACCATTAAACTACACCCGCGCGGCGGCCGGAGATCCGGGCCGCATCGTCGCTCACTGTACCTCATCCGCAGCCCTCCGGTGAATCGCGCCGTGGGGTTTCCGTGTGTCGGGTGGGGTGATCCCGGCGACGGCGGTGGGGAGTTGGGGCGTAGGGTGAGGGACGGAGTGCCGCCTGGAGTGGTGTCCTGTTGATCCCCTAATGTGGCTGTCTCGTCCACCGCTTGTTGGGGAAAGGGCTTGATGGACTCCATGGAGCGAACCGTCGTCCGGTGTGCCGAAGGGCATGTGTTCAGTACCGCGACGTTCCCGATGCAGAACCTCGGTGCCGGGCGGATCGGGCCCGGGCGGCTCCTTCGCTGTCCCCGGTGCGCGCGGCTGCGGAGCGCCGTGCCCGTGAGCGCGGGAGCGGGCGGCCGCGGATAGCGGAAGGCCGTACGTCCGGCTCGTCGTCGCTGGTGGGAGAGCGCGCGGCGCCTGTCCGATTGGGGCGGGCCCGCGCGCTCTGCGTATCCTCGGGACGTGCTTCTCTCAGACAAGGACATCCGGGCCGAGATCGAATCCGGACGGGTGCGGATCGACCCGTACGACGAATCCATGGTGCAGCCCTCGAGCATCGACGTGCGGCTCGACCGCTACTTCCGGGTGTTCGAGAATCACCGCTACCCCCACATCGACCCGGCCGTCGAGCAGGCCGATCTGACCCGGCTGGTGGAGCCGGAGGGGGACGAGGCGTTCATCCTCCACCCGGGCGAGTTCGTGCTCGCCTCCACGTACGAGGTCATCTCCCTGCCCGAGGACATCGCCTCCCGGCTGGAGGGCAAGAGCTCCCTCGGGCGGCTCGGTCTCGTCACGCATTCGACCGCGGGTTTCATCGACCCCGGGTTCTCCGGACATGTGACCCTGGAATTGTCGAACCTCGCGACCCTGCCGATCAAGCTGTGGCCGGGAATGAAGATCGGCCAGCTGTGCCTGTTCCGCCTCAGCTCGCCGGCCGAGTTCCCGTACGGCAGCGAGCGGTACGGGTCCCGGTACCAGGGGCAGCGCGGGCCCACGGCCTCGCGGTCCTTCCAGAACTTCCATCGGACGCAGGTGTGAGCATGAGTGGTGTACGGGAGAACCTCACGTACGAAGGGTTCGGCCGCGCGGTGCGCGAGCTCGCCCAGACCATCGCGGACGACGGGTACGAGCCCGACGTCGTGCTGTCCATCGCCCGCGGCGGCGTGTTCGTCGCCGGTGGTCTCGCGTACGCGCTGGACTGCAAGAACATCCACCTCGTGAACGTGGAGTTCTACACGGGCGTCGGCACCACGCTGGAGATGCCGGTCATGCTCGCGCCCGTCCCGAACGCGATCGACTTCAGCAACAAGAAGGTCCTCATCGCCGACGACGTCGCCGACACGGGCAAGACGCTGAAGCTCGTCCACGACTTCTGCCTCGACCACGTCGCCGAGGTCCGCTCCGCGGTCATCTACGAGAAGTCCCAGTCGCTCGTGAAGTGCGAGTACGTGTGGAAGCGCACCGACGACTGGATCAACTTCCCCTGGAGCGTCGAGAAGCCCGTCGTCAGGCGTACCGGGCAGGTTCTCGACGCCTGAGTGGCGTGCGTGTACGTGTAAGGGCCCGCGACCGGTGGCGGTCGCGGGCCCTCACACGTACCCCTCCGGGCCCCTACAGGGTGCCCAGCTTGATCAGGGACAGCAGCGCCACCAGCTGGATCGCCGACGCGCCCAGGGCCTTCGGCCACGGCAGGTCGTGCGACTTGCTGACCATCGACGTGAACAGCGCGCCCGCCGCCACCCACGACAGCCAGCCGATCACCTGCACCAGCGGGTTCTCTCCGCCCAGGAACATCGCGAACAGCAGGCGCGGGGCGTCCGTCATCGACATGATCAGCATGGACAGGCCCACCGTCGGCTGCCACGCCCCGTTGCCGCCGAGCTGGCGCGCCAGGGTGTGGGTCACCGCGCCCAGGATCAGACCGCCGACGACGAACATCAGGGCGGTGATCAGGACGGCGGGGACCGCGGTCGCGAGGGTGGAGTTGATCGTCTCCTCGCGGGCCTTGTCGAAGCCGAACAGCGCCATCAGGCCGTAGACGAAGGTGACCACCAGCGCCGGCACCCACACGGCGTGGTCGCGCATCTGCCAGAACGTCGGGCCCGGGCGCATCACGATGCCCGTCAGGAGCTGCTGCCACGGCAGGCGCGGGCCCGACGGGGCGGCGTCGCCCGCCTGGTACGTGTCCGGCGGGCCGTACGGGTCCTCGTTGACGCTGAACACCTGGGTGTGGCCCGGGTTGTTCGCGGCGTGCGCGTGGGGCGCGTACGGCTGCTGGGGGTGGTGCGGGTGCTGGGGGTGGTGCCCGCCCTGGTGCTGCGGGTGGTGCCCGCCCTGCTGCTGGTACGGGTCGCCGAAGTACTCCGGCTCGCCGTGCGTGCGGCCGTCGCGCG
This genomic window from Streptomyces thermolilacinus SPC6 contains:
- a CDS encoding helix-turn-helix domain-containing protein; the encoded protein is MVRLPLTPAEVERGQRLGALLRRARGERSMLDVALAAHVSPETLRKIETGRVATPAFPTIAAIADVLGLSLDALWAEISGPRPDEGVGPAGPARQEPERLAS
- a CDS encoding YfbM family protein produces the protein MSMIGEYLRVTPGDLDRAVRDPGWALDFADEVQDAEDEPGPSPAAARHFSTYKTWALLGFLPARAGFPVNVVHGGEPLAGDQDWGYGPPRCLRAERVRLAARTLRATGYDRLVSGVDPADLTKAEVYPLIWDEPGALEWGRPWYEDLTRFFEAAAEAGDAMLVWLD
- a CDS encoding M56 family metallopeptidase, yielding MGVFVFLPLVLPLTAWPMARLAEQHLHPRTATWLLTVVAAVLAVCSTLCLALLMVVGTAQLPGNPLPDAWSDPEVRKALPYDEVAGRAAIPALAAVVVACGRTAWRHHRVRRRAAKALAELPDRPVAVLPDDTPYAYALPGRRDRVVVTTGLLAALNGAERRALFAHERAHLAGRHHRFLLAARLAARANPFLRPLWTAVAYTTERWADEDAATRVGSRRLVARAVGKAALVSRGAPSATLAGFAVAGPVPRRVAALLGPAPSTRLWPPVFTAVGLAAWGAAAGATASALSSANAAVSLFLVLKAATPL
- a CDS encoding DUF4097 family beta strand repeat-containing protein; translated protein: MQKFDTPSPISAVLAVPAGRVQLIAADRADTTVEVRPANPAKKRDVQAAEQTTVTYADGVLRIDAPEPRNQLVGPTGSLEVTVRMPAGSHVEARAAATELRGVGRLGDVAFDGAYRQIKLDEAASVRLTAIDGDVEVGHLGGPAEISTARGDIRIAEAVRGTVQLRTQSGDITVGAAAGVSAALDAGTGYGRVSNALRNDGTVGLDIRATTSQGDITARSL
- a CDS encoding sporulation protein gives rise to the protein MVFKRLLGSMGIGGPSVDTVLTPGAVRPGGSLTGEVHLKGGNADFDIEHITLELVARVEAEHGDGESEGVVAFERFTVAGGFRLAEGERRSVPFDVTLPWETPVSELYGQPLGIVLGVRTELGVAGAKDKGDLDPLTVGPLPAQEAVLEAFGQLGFGFRSADLEYGRIGGTGQRLPFYQEIELSPSLEYAQRINELELTFLAGPDGMEVVLEADKRGGPFSGGHDALARFTVGHQDVARTDWTREVESWVRHLVENRPAHGTPGAYGHGSHDANGQGAHAPYGHEGHGHRSGPGMGTAVAAGAAGLAVGVAGGLVAAEVVDEVGDFFEGDEDDEG
- a CDS encoding flavin-containing monooxygenase, which codes for MKHVDVAVVGGGQAGLATAYALIREGLRPVVLEASERAAGSWPRYYDSLTVFSPARYCALPGMPFGGDPHRYPHRDEIVEYLTAYAARLDAEIRTGRRVTGVREEAGGYVLHTAGGERLAARAVVAASGTFGRPHRPDLPGFTGTVLHAAEYREPAPFAGQRVLVVGSGNSAVQIAVELARGGRVTLASRRPVRFAPQRPFGRDLHFWLTLTGLDNAPLGRFLRTPPPQPVIDDGRYRVALASGAPDRRAMFDRADGRTVTWPDGTREDVDTIVLATGYRPDLPYLDGLGVLDERGCPRHRDGTPPGHPRLGFVGLEWQRSLSSNALRGVGRDANRLARRLAARLSEG
- the map gene encoding type I methionyl aminopeptidase, yielding MIEILNPTLLARARETGALVADILDTLRSRCAAGTNLLDIDRWAKALIVEAGAVSCYVDYAPSFGRGPFGHYICTGVNDAVLHGRPYDYTLADGDLLTLDLAVSKDGVAADAAISFLVGDARDAESVALIETTERALAAGIAAARPGARVGDISHAIGTVLGEAGYAINTDFGGHGIGSTMHQDPHVPNAGRPGRGYTLRPGLLLALEPWVMADTAQLVTDADGWTLRSATGCRTAHSEHTIAITDDGAEILTLPRRAREL
- a CDS encoding BlaI/MecI/CopY family transcriptional regulator, with the translated sequence MTVRNQGGTGEPPRRRGQGELETQVLAVLCGAPGPVTAAYVQERLGDDLAYTTVVTILTRLHAKGAVSRERAGRSFQWTAVADEAGLAALRMRRVLDAESDREAVLASFVTALTPGDERLLRDLLAQTADEDES
- a CDS encoding tellurite resistance TerB family protein encodes the protein MALWDRLKESASMMQTQLTAKKNELTSGAFRDAAMAMCALVAAADGTIDPSERQRVAQLIATNDVLRNFPADDLHRRFEENLGKLTADFALGRISVMQEVAKARKKPAEARAVIQIGIVIGGADGDFDQTEQAVVRDACHTLGLPPNEFDLG
- a CDS encoding alpha/beta fold hydrolase, whose amino-acid sequence is MTKNSTPSTDPSSDIPAWTGMVPVDDTALAVTDTGGPGIPVVYLNGQFATQGYWRRTIADLGPEWRHITYDERARGKSKRSADYSFEAAVRDVGTVLAARGVERALLVGWSYGAYVAAHWAHRNPDRTLGAVLVDGAFPYDWMDEAMEQRIRKLFRRLGWIMPLLRPTGLTPRMTAEQQANSNIELGRLGGARELTPVLEGLTVPTRYVVASGTSFGSRGDEQERIRAGLDPVTARNPNVKVSAKVASNHGAILRKDYRAIAKAVRETATLGRTAR
- the dcd gene encoding dCTP deaminase is translated as MLLSDKDIRAEIESGRVRIDPYDESMVQPSSIDVRLDRYFRVFENHRYPHIDPAVEQADLTRLVEPEGDEAFILHPGEFVLASTYEVISLPEDIASRLEGKSSLGRLGLVTHSTAGFIDPGFSGHVTLELSNLATLPIKLWPGMKIGQLCLFRLSSPAEFPYGSERYGSRYQGQRGPTASRSFQNFHRTQV